TCGCTGCTGACCGGCACCACGGCGTCGCCGACCGACATCTTCATCGTCAGCCAGCCGGTCAATTCCAGCGGCGGCAAGCTGAAGGGTTTCGAAGTCAATGTGCAGCAGCCCTTCAATTTCTTCGATGGTTTCCTGTCGAACTTCGGCGTGCTGGCAAACTACACCTATGTCAGCTCGAATATCGAATATCTGACTTCGGCGAATGGCAGCACATCGGTGCGTGCGCCCCTGGTGGGCCTGTCGAAGCACGCCGCGAACGCGACGCTATATTATGAAGATTCGAAATTCTCGGTCCGTGGGTCGGCCTCCTATCGGTCGAAATATCTCACCGCGGTTCCGGGCACCGAAGGCAATGCGTGGAACGGCACGAACAGCACGTTGAATTTCGACGCGCAGCTTTCCTACGCGATCAACGACCGGCTCAAGCTGAGCCTCGAAATGATCAATCTGACCGACGAGAAGAATGATCAATATGTGGACGAGACGAACCGCCTGAGCGTGCTCACCCACAGCGGCCGGCAGTTCAACTTCGGCCTGCGTTTCAGCCTGTAACGGAAGGGAATGAGGGTGATCGACGGCAGCATATTGATCGGACGCGCGACGCGGCGGAGCAAAGAAAGCTTCCACGCCTATGATCCCGCGACCGGTGCCGTCGTCGGTCCCGCCTTTGGCATCGCAAGCGCGGCGGACGTTGCCGACGCCTGCGCGCTCGCCGCGGACGCCGCAGGGCCCTTTGGGTCGCTTACCCCCGCCGTCCGTGCCGATTTTCTCGATGCCGTGGCCGCTGCGATAACCGATATCGGCGATGTGCTGATCGAGACCGCGATGGCCGAAACCGGCCTGCCGCGTGCCCGCCTGGAGGGGGAGCGCGGCCGGACGACCGGCCAATTGCAATTGTTCGCTGCGGTTGTGCGGCAGGGCGATTGGCTCGACGCGACGCTCGACAGTGCGTTGCCCGACCGCGTCCCGCCGCGTCCGGCGCTGCGGCGAATGAACTTGTCGTTGGGGCCGGTCGCGGTCTTTGGCGCGTCGAACTTCCCGCTCGCCTTCTCGGTCGCTGGCGGTGACACGGCTTCGGCCTTTGCCGCCGGCTGTCCGGTCGTGGTCAAGGGGCACAGCGCGCATCCCGGCACGGGCGAACTGGTCGCGCGTGCGGTGCAAAAGGCGGTTGCCGACTGCGGTCTTCCCGAGGGCGTGTTCTCCTATCTGCCGGGCAAGTCGCACGCGCTGGGGTCGGCGCTGGTCGCCGATCCGCGGATCAAGGCGGTCGGCTTCACCGGATCGCGCGGGGGCGGACTGCACCTCGTCGAAATCGCGCGCAAGCGCAAAGAACCCATTCCCGTCTATGCCGAGATGAGCAGCGTAAACCCGGTAATCATCCTCCCGGGGGCACTTGCTGATCGCGGCATTGAACTGGCCGGCGCCTTTTCTTCCTCCCTTACACTCGGCGCCGGCCAATTTTGTACCAATCCCGGGACGATCGTCGCGGTCGACGGTCCGGCCCTTGATGCATTCGTCGGCGCGGCCGCCGCGGCCCTGGCCGATGTGGAGCCCGCCACGATGCTTAGTGCCGGAATCGCTTCGGCTTATGCCGACGGCGTGGCCGCGCTCGATCGCAACGCAGCGGTTGAGCGCGCCTCCGCAGAGCGCGGTGCCGGGCATAACCGCTGCGTACCGGCGCTGTTCGAAACGACTGCAGAGGCTTATGCCCGCGATGCGTCGATCGGCGACGAGGTGTTCGGAAGCGCCGCGATCGTGGTGCGCTGCCGCGACATCGCCGAGGTTGCAGCGGTTGTCGCGGGCATGGAAGGCCAGCTTACCGCGACGATCCATATGGACCAGCGTGACATGGAAATGGCGCGGCCGCTCGTGCCGCTGCTCTCCGACAAGGCGGGGCGTCTGCTGGTCAACAGCTGGCCGACCGGCGTCGAAGTGACCCATGCCATGGTGCATGGCGGGCCGTTCCCCGCAACATCCGACAGCCGGTCGACATCGGTGGGGTCACTGGCGATTGCGCGTTTCCTGCGCCCTATGTGCTTCCAGAACCTACCGGAGGACATGCTGCCGCCGGCACTTCAGGACAGCAATCCGTGGCACCTTTCGCGGCGCATTGATGGCGAATTGCGCGCCCCTGCTGCCACACTCGCAAACGCGTAAGTCGAACCGGATATCATCTCGTTTATACGGAAGAGGGCGTCATGAGCATTATTTTCGCACTGCTTCTCGCAGGCAATCAAACGGCGCCGATGGTCGTCGTCGATGAGGCGGATACGGTGCAGGAAGGGCCGGCCCCGCACGGCAAGATCGGGCAATCGACGGCATGGCGGATCAGCGATGCGGTTCCGTCGCCACGCAGCTTCGAATTCAGAAAGCGTCAGCTTCACGTGGGTGCAGCGATCGGGATCCATCCGATCGACCATGATGAAATCTATTATGTGCTGTCGGGCACCGGCACCGTCCATTCGGACGGAGAGGAGAGGGAACTGCGTTCGGGCATGGCGGCTTGGCTGTATAGCGGCGCCAGCGTCGGAATTCGCCAGACGGGCGATGTACCGCTCGTCCTCATAATTGCCTATCCTAACAGGCCGCAACGCTGAAGCGATTGGCCAGCGCTAGCGAGTGCCAAGCGAATTTACTGAAAACCTTCTACTTTCCTCATTCCCACTCAATCGTGCCCGGCGGCTTCGACGTGTAGTCGTACACCACGCGGTTGATGCCCTGGACCTCGTTGATGATGCGTGTTGCGCAGCGGCTCAGGAAGCTTGCGTCGAACGGATAAATGTCGGCGGTCATGCCGTCGGTCGAGGTGACCGCGCGGAGAGCGCAGACATGGTCGTAGGTCCGTCCGTCGCCCATCACGCCCACCGTCTTTACTGGCAGCAGTACCGCGAACGCCTGCCAGATCGCGTCGTAAAGGCCGGCATTCCGGATCTCCTCCAGATAAACGGCGTCGGCCTTGCGAAGAATGTCGCAACGCTCCTTGCTGACCTCGCCCGGGATACGGATCGCGAGGCCGGGGCCGGGGAAGGGGTGGCGGCCGACGAAGATGTCGGGAAGGCCGAGTTCCTTGCCGAGCAGGCGCACTTCGTCCTTGAACAACTCGCGCAGCGGTTCGACGAGCTTCATGTTCATGCGCTCGGGCAGGCCGCCGACATTGTGGTGGCTCTTGATCGTGACGCTCGGCCCACCGGTGAAGCTGACCGATTCAATAACGTCGGGATAAAGTGTGCCCTGCGCGAGGAAGTCGGCGCCGCCGATCTTCTTCGCTTCCTCCTCGAACACGTTGATGAATTCGGCGCCGATGAACTTGCGCTTCTTTTCGGGGTCGGTGACGCCGGCAAGGCCCGCCATAAACCGTTCCTCGGCGTCGACGACGACGAGCGGGATGTTGTAATGATCGCGGAACAGGCGCTCGACCTGTTCGCGTTCGTTCATGCGCAAAAGGCCGTGGTCGACGAAGACACAGGTGAGCTGCTCGCCGACCGCCTCGTGGATCAGCACCGCCGCGACCGCGCTGTCGACGCCGCCCGACAGGCCGCAGAGCACGCGCTGGTCGCCGACCTGCGCGCGGATTTCGGCGATCTTGGTGGCGCGGAATTCGGCCATCGTCCATTCGCCGCTGCACCCGCAGACGTGGCGGACGAAATTGGCAATCAGCTTCGCGCCATCGGGCGTGTGGACGACCTCGGGATGGAATTGCGTGCCATAATAGCGGCGCTCGTCGTCGGCGATCAGCGCGAAGGGCGCGCCGTCGCTGACTGCGACGATGCGGAAGCCGGGGGCAAATTGCGTGACCTTGTCGCCGTGGCTCATCCACACCTGATGGCGTTCGCCGACTTCCCACAGCCCATCGAACAACACGCAGGGTTCGGTGACGGTCAGGAAGGCGCGCCCGAATTCGCCGTCGCGCTCACCGTCGGCGCCGCCGGGCTCGACCTGCCCGCCGAGCTGCTGGCTCATCACCTGCTGGCCGTAACAGATGCCGAGGATCGGCAGGCCGCTGTCGAAGATCGATTGCGGCGCGCGCGGGCTGCCGCTCGCGGGGACCGACGCGGGCGAGCCCGAGAGGATCACGCCCTTCGGCTGCATCCGTTCGAGTGCCGCCTCGGCGGCGTTGAACGGGACGATCTCGCTATACACGCCGGCTTCGCGGACGCGGCGGGCGATGAGCTGGGTGACCTGTGACCCGAAGTCGATGATCAGGATCGATTCAGGCGCGGCGGAAGAGTCTGGAGTCGTCATGGGTGGCCGATAAGGGTGAAGGCGCATGCTGTCCAGCGGTCGATATGAGGCGCCCATCGAACGACGATGGCCTCGACACATTGTTGCGACAATTGCGCGACATAGATGAACCGCGAACAAAGCGCGGCGTCATCGAGGGTTCAGCGCTCTCATGCGAAGAAAAAAACGAAGACAGAAAAGAAACAAAAAGGCTCTCCCATGAATAACATTCGCCTGACCATTTCCGCACGCGCTGCCTTGCTCGCCGCAGGTGCCTCGTTCGCGCTGCCCGCGATGGCCGAGGCGCCGATCGGTCCGCCGATCGCGGCGGCGGTCGCCGAACAGCCGGCGGAAGCCGCGCCCGCGGCGCCCGAAACGGTCGAAGATGCCTATGACGATTACAGCGAGGACGAGATCGTCGTCACCGCGCCGCGTCTCGCCGGCCAGCTCGATACCGACATCAAGGCCGAGGCCGAACTCGATGAGGCGGCGATCGCGAGCTATGGCGTGTCGAACGTGTCCGAACTGCTCGATGCGCTTGCGCCGCAGACGCGTTCGGGCCGCGGGCGCGGCGGCGGACGGCCGATCATCCTCGTCAACGGCCGCCGCATCGGCGGCTTCGGCGAGGTGCGCAACCTGCCCCCGGAAGCGATCGCCAAGGTCGAGGTTTTCCCGGAGGAAGTCGCGCTGCAATATGGCTATTCGGCCGACGAGCGCGTCGTAAACATGGTGCTCAAGCCCAATTTCCGCCAGGTCGCGATCGAAGGCGAGGGCGGCATCCCGACGCAGGCCGGACGTTTCCAGAGCGAGATCCAGCCGAGCTTTCTTGCGATCGGTGAAAACGGCCGCCTCAATGTCAACGCGGGCTGGGATCACAAATCGATGCTGCTCGAAAGCGAGCGGAACCTCGATTACGACGATCCGGCGCAGGCTGCCGAAGCCCCGGCGCGCAGCCTTCTCGGCGCGTCGGACGAATATTCGATCGACGCAACGGTCCAGCGCAGCCTGAACAAGACGACCGATGCATCGATCAACGTGCGTTGGGACCAGACCGATACCCTGTCGCTGCTCGGTCCGGGCGTCGGCGGCGTCGATGACCCGCTCGAACGCCACAGCCGCGCGCGCAATCTGACCTCGACCGCCAGCGTTAACGGCATGCTTGGCGACTGGCGCTGGTCGGTCTCGGGCAACTATGCCGATGCCGATCAGTTGACCTTTACCGATCGCATCACCGGAACCCGCGACCGTTTCGAAAGCAGCCAGCAGACCTTCGGCGGCAACGCCAATCTGTCGGGCACGGTGACCGACGGATGGGCGGGGCCGATCCGCCTGTCGATGACGGGCAGCTATTCGGGGCTGCGTTTCGACAGCCGCTCCGACAATGCGAACGGAATAACGACGACCGACCTCTCGCGCGATTTGCCGGGTGTGTTCGGCTCGTTGACCGTGCCGCTCCTCGATCCCGAATATGAGGTGGGCAACATCGGTCGCGTCTCGCTGACGCTCAGCGGTCAGGTACAGAATCCAAGTGATTTTGAGGCGCTCAAAAGCTGGGGCGCGAACCTCAACTGGGGCGTGACCGACAATCTCTCGCTGATCGCCAGCTTCAACCAGGACGAGGCGGCGCCGGGCATCCAGCAACTCGGCGCTGCGCCGCTGGTGACGCCCGCAGTCACCTATTATGATTTTTCGACTGGGCAGACGGTGCAGATTACGACGACCACCGGCGGCAATCCCTTCCTGCTTGCCGAACAGCGCCGCGACCTCAAACTGGGGCTCAACTGGTCGCCGCCGATGGTTGAGGGGCTGAATTTTTCGATCAATTACAACCGCAACAAAAGCTATGACACGGCGAACAGCCTGCCCTTGCTCACGCCCGAGATCGAAGCGGCCTTCCCTGATCGCGTCACGCGCGATGCCAATGGCGTTCTGCTCGCGATCGACCAGCGTCCGGTCAATTTCGACCAGTCGGAAAATTCGCAGATTCGTTGGGGCCTGAACTTCGGCAAAAGCTTCGGCCAGCAGCGCGGCCCGGGCGCAGGTGGTCCCGGTGGCGGACGTCCCGACGGTGCGGGTGCGCGCGAAGGTGGCGGTGGCCCCGGAGCGGGTCGCCAGCGCGGCGGCGGTGGGGGACCGCGCATGGGTGGGCGTGGTCCGGGCGGCCCCGGCGGAATGTTTGGCGGCCCTCAAGGCGGGCGTTGGCAGGTGTCGCTCTATCATACGATCAAGCTGACCGACACGGTGCTGATCCGTCCTGGTGTACCCGAACTCGACCTTCTGAACGGGTCCGCGACGGGCAGCGGCGGCGGCAGCAACCGCCACCTGTTCGAACTCGACGGCGGGCTGTTCAACAAGGGTATGGGCGTACGGCTTAGCGCCAAATATGACAGCGGCAGCACGGTGACCGGCGGCAGCGCGGGTGATTTGAAGTTCGGCGATCTCGCAACCTTCAACCTGCGCTTCTTCGTCGATCTGGGTCAGAAGCCGAAGTTGACCGAGAAGCTGCCGTTCCTGAAAGGGTCGCGCCTGCGCCTTGCGGTCGACAATATCTTCGACGCGCAGCGCAAGATCACCGATCAGAATGGCCGCGTGCCGCTGAACTACCAGCCGGGCTATATCGACCCCTTGGGCCGCTATATCGAGCTGGAGTGGCGCAAGACCTTCTAGGTGGCGAGCCGTGCGCCGGCGATGGCGTCGCGCGGCGGTTCGGAGGGCACGAACGTCAGCGCCTTGGCGAACTGTGCGGTACAGCTTGCCCAGCTATACCGTCTGCCCAGCGCTTCGGCGTCGGCACGGTCACAGGCTAGTGCGGCATCGATCGCGTGGCCGAGATTCTCGTCGAGCGCCCCGGCGCCTTCGCGCACGATATCGGCGGGGCCCGGTACCGGATAGGCTGCCACCGGGGTTCCGCAGCTCATCGCCTCGATAATCACGAGGCCGAATGTGTCGGTGCGACTCGGAAAGACGAAAACGTCGGCGCCCGAATAGGCCGCAGCCAGCGCGTCGCCGCTTAGTTTGCCGAGGAACAATGCATCCGGATGCCGCGCCTTCAATTCGGCGAGCGCGGGTCCTTCGCCGACGATGACCTTGGTGCCCGGACGATCGCAATCGAGGAACGCCCCGATATTCTTCTCGACCGCAACGCGGCCGACATAAAGCTGGATTGGCCGCGCCAGCCCCGCATAAGCCGGATGCGGAGCGCGATCCGGACGGAACAGCGCGTGGTCGACCCCGCGTTCCCACATCATCGTCTGAACGAGACCCTGTTCGGCGAGCTCGCGCGCTAGGCTGCGCGTTGCGACCATGATGTGCCGCGCGGGACGGTGGAACCAGCGGATGAAACGCCACACGAAAGCGGGCGATACCGGCAGCCGCGCCGCTACATATTCGGGGAAGCGCGTGTGATAGGCGGTGGTGAAGGGAAAACCATTGTCGAGGCACCAGCGCCGCGCCGCCATGCCGAGCGGGCCTTCGGTCGAGATATGGATCGCTTGCGGTGCAAAGGCGCGGATGCGTCGCCCGACCTTGCGCCGCCCCGCCAGGGCAAGCCGGATTTCGGGATAGGAAGGGCAGGGGAATGAGCGGAACAGGTCGGGCGAGATGACCCCGACCTCATGTCCTGCGGTACGCAGTTCGCCGATCGTCGCCTGCAGCGTGCGGACGACGCCGTTGACCTGCGGCTCCCACGCGTCGGTGACGATGAGGATTCTCATGCAGCGCGCGCCGGGGCGGGCAGTTCGAGCGGCGTCGGCGCTGTCCGGCTCGCGACCTCTTCGGCCCAGTGCAATATCTCCATCGTGCCGTCATGATGCTCGACCAGCGCGGTGCAGCCTTCGACCCAGTCGCCGTCGTTATAATATTCGGTGCCCTCGATCTCGCGCATCTCGGCGCTGTGGATGTGGCCGCAGACCACCCCATCGACCCCGCGCGAGCGCGCCGCGTGCGCGACAACTTCTTCGTAGCGGCCGATGAACTGGACGGCGTTCTTGACCTTGTGCTTGGCGACCATCGACAGCGACCAATAGGGCAGGCCGAAAGCGCTGCGGATGCGGTTCACGACCACATTGCACTTCATCAGCGCGGTGTATGCGGCGTCGCCGACAAAGGCGAGCCAGCGGTGCGCCAGCATCACCGCGTCGAATTCGTCGCCATGGACGACGAGCAGCTTCTTGCCGGTCGCAGTTTCGTGGATCGCTTCGCGGCGGATCTCGACGCCGCCGAAATCGAAGCCGTCGAACGGCTTGACCATCTCGTCATGGTTGCCGGGGACATAGACGACGCGCGTGCCGCGCTTTGCGCGCTTCAGCACCCGCCATACGACGTCATTATGCTCGGGCGGCCAAAAGTGACGCTTCTTGAGCCGCCAGCCATCGATGATGTCGCCGACCAGGTACAGCGTCTCGCAATCGACATGGTCAAAGAAGTCGATCAGCAGCGGCGCGTTGCAGCCCCGCGTGCCGAGATGGATATCGCTGACCCATACCGCGCGATAGCTACGGCGTTCGCCGATCACGCGTTCGGGAATATGCGGGTCGCTGGTGAACGGGTCGGGAAAACGCGCGGGGATGGGCAGGGTCGAAATCGTGGCCATGTCACACTCCGTAGGCAGCCTCGGGCTGCCCACGGCCTAGACAGGAGTTTTGTTACAACGTTCGACTCAAACTAGCGACAATTTGAAGAAAGTTTGAAGGCGCTTCGGTGACGTTGCCTATTTGACACATATTCGGTTAACCATGATCCAATCAGGTTCGTCGGATCACCAAATTCCGGATCTCGCTCATATCTTCCATCGCGAAACGCACGCCCTCGCGGCCAAGTCCGCTGTCCTTCACGCCGCCATAAGGCATGTTGTCGACGCGGTAGGAGGAGACATCGTTGACGACGATGCCGCCGACGTCGAGATGATCCCATGCTTCGAGCACCTTGTGGATGTCACGCGTGAACAGCCCGGCCTGCAGGCCGAATTTGCTGTCGTTGACCTCGACCAGCGCGGCCTCCCAGTGGCTGAATTTCGACAGGATGACGACCGGGCCAAAGGCTTCCTCGCGCACGACATCGGTGTCGGCCGGGACATTTTCGAGCAGTGCCGCTTCAAGCATATTGCCGTCGCAGCCACCGCCCGCGAGCAAGGTCGCGCCGGCCGCGACCGCGTCGTCGATCCAGCCTTTCAGCCGCTGTGCTTCCTTAACCGAAATCATCGGGCCGATGAACGTGTCGCGCAGCTTGGGATCGCCTGATTTCAGCGTCTTGACCTTCGCAGTGAGCATGTCGCGGAACGTGTCGTAGATCTCCTCATGGATGATCACGCGCTGCACATGGATGCAACTCTGCCCCGACTGATAATAGCCGCCGAAGATGATGCGCGCGAGCGCATGGTCGAGGTCGGCGTCCTTGTCGACGACCACAGCAGCGTTGCCGCCAAGTTCGAGCACGACCTTCTTTTTGCCCGCCTTGGCCTTCAGATCCCATCCGACACCCGGGGATCCGGTGAAGCTAAGGAGTTTCAGGCGCTCGTCGGTGGTGAACAGGTCGGCGCCCGCGCGGGTCGCCGGCAATATGCTGAACGCGCCCTCAGGCAATATGTCGCACTCGGCGAGCACCTCGCCCATGATGATCGCGCCCAAAGGCGTCAGCGACGCGGGCTTCATCACGAACGGGCAGCCCATCGCGATCGCGGGTGCGATCTTGTGTGCGGCCAGGTTCAGCGGGAAGTTGAAGGGGGAGATGAAGCTGCACGGGCCGATCGGCACGCGCTTCCACATTCCCATATAGCCCTTGGCGCGCGCCGAAATGTCGAGCGGCTGGACCTCGCCATAGTTGCGCGTCGCTTCCTCGGCGGCGATGCGGAAGGTGTCGATCAGGCGCGTGACCTCGCCCTCGCTGTCGGCGATCGGCTTGCCCGCCTCGACGCACAGGGCATAAGCGAGCTCGTCGAACCGCTCCTGAAACCGTCCGACGCAGTGGGTTAGCACATCACGCTTCTCGAAACTCGCGAGCCGCGCCATCGGCTCGGCGGCGCGCACGGCGCCCGCGATCGCTTCGTCGATCACATCGGGCGTCGCGAGCGCGGTCCGAAACGCAACCTCGCCGGTGAATTTGTCGATCACCTCAAGATCGGTGTTCGGCTGCACCGCCTTGTTGTTGAGATAGAGCGGATAGACGTCTTTCAATTTCATTTTTCACCTCTCCGTTCCCCGGCGAGCCGGGGCCCAGGGCTGGAACGCGCGACGATGGCGCAATGGCGCTCTGGACCCCGGCTTTCGCCGGGGAACAGGAAGCAGAGTTTACAGCTCCTTCGACAGCTTCTTGATGTCGATGTTCAAAATCTGGTCATTCTCTGAATAATCGACCGGGCAGTCGATCAGATGCACCCCCGGAGTATCGCGCGTGTGGGCCAGAAGTTCCTTGAGGTGCGCGGCGCTCTCGACGCGGTGTCCGTGCGCGCCATAGCTTTCGGCATATTTGACGAAATCGGGGTTGCCATAGGTCAGCCCCCAGTCCTTGAAGCCCATGTTGGCCTGTTTCCAGCGGATCATGCCATAGCTGTTGTCGTTGAGGATCAGCACGGTGATGTTGAGCCCCAGCCGAACCGCGGTCTCCATCTCCTGGCTGTTCATCATGAACCCGCCGTCGCCGCAGATCGCCATGACCTTGCGCCCCGGATAGATCATCGCCGACATCATCGCCGACGGCAGGCCCGCGCCCATTGTCGCGAGCGCATTGTCGAGCAGCACGGTGTTGGGACGATAGGCGGTGTAACCGCGCGCGAACCAGATTTTATAGACGCCATTGTCGAGGCAGATGATCCCGTCGTCGGGCATCGCGTCGCGGATCGACTGAACCAGATGCGGCGGGAAGATCGGGAAGCGCTCGTCCTTCGCCAGCGGCGCGGTGTGATCGACCTCGCCCTGCCGATAGGCGAGCAGATGGTCGAACTTCCAACTGCCGTTGGGAACGATGTCCTCCTTCATCTGCCATACCGCATTGGCGATATCGCCGATCACTTCGATGTCGGGGAAATAGACCGGATCGACTTCGGCGGTCTTGCTCGACACATGGATCACGGTTGGGCCGCCGCGCTGCATGAAGAAGGGCGGCTTTTCAATGACATCATGGCCGAGGTTGACGATGCAATCCGATGCTTCGACCGCACGGTGGACAAAGTCGCCCGATGACAGTGCAGCGCAGCCGAGGAATTTCGGGTGGCGCTCGTCGATCACGCCCTTGCCGAGCTGCGTCGTCAGGAAGGGGATGCCGGTCTTTTCGATGAACTGCAGCAACATGCGGCCGGTCATCGTGCGGTTCGCGCCCGCGCCGATGACGAGGACGGGCGAGGTCGCGTTTTCGAGCGCCTTCACCGCTTCGCGGATCGACTTCACATCGGCGGTCGGGCGGCGGACATGGCTGCGCTTTAGCGGCAGGCTGTCGGTATGCTCGTCGGCGATATCTTCGGGCAGCTCGATATGGACTGCGCCGGGCTTTTCTTCCTCGGCGAGGCGAAAGGCTTCGCGAACGCGGCTCGGAATATTGTCCGACGACGCCATCTGGTGGGTGAATTTGGTAATGGGGCCCATCATCGCGACGACGTCGAGGATCTGGAAACGGCCCTGCTTTGATTTCTTGATCGGCTTTTGCCCGGTGATCATCATCATCGGCATGCCGCCAAGCTGCGCATAAGCCGCAGCGGTGACGAAGTTCGTCGCGCCGGGCCCCAAGGTCGCAAGGCAGACCCCGGTCTTGCCGGTGTGGCGCCCATAGGTGGCGGCCATGAAGCCCGCGCCCTGTTCGTGCCGCGTCAGGATAAGCTTGATCTTGGTCGAGCGCGACAGGCTGTCGAGAAAGTCGAGATTCTCTTCGCCCGGAACGCCGAAAATATATTCG
This sequence is a window from Sphingopyxis sp. USTB-05. Protein-coding genes within it:
- the guaA gene encoding glutamine-hydrolyzing GMP synthase, which translates into the protein MTTPDSSAAPESILIIDFGSQVTQLIARRVREAGVYSEIVPFNAAEAALERMQPKGVILSGSPASVPASGSPRAPQSIFDSGLPILGICYGQQVMSQQLGGQVEPGGADGERDGEFGRAFLTVTEPCVLFDGLWEVGERHQVWMSHGDKVTQFAPGFRIVAVSDGAPFALIADDERRYYGTQFHPEVVHTPDGAKLIANFVRHVCGCSGEWTMAEFRATKIAEIRAQVGDQRVLCGLSGGVDSAVAAVLIHEAVGEQLTCVFVDHGLLRMNEREQVERLFRDHYNIPLVVVDAEERFMAGLAGVTDPEKKRKFIGAEFINVFEEEAKKIGGADFLAQGTLYPDVIESVSFTGGPSVTIKSHHNVGGLPERMNMKLVEPLRELFKDEVRLLGKELGLPDIFVGRHPFPGPGLAIRIPGEVSKERCDILRKADAVYLEEIRNAGLYDAIWQAFAVLLPVKTVGVMGDGRTYDHVCALRAVTSTDGMTADIYPFDASFLSRCATRIINEVQGINRVVYDYTSKPPGTIEWE
- a CDS encoding aldehyde dehydrogenase family protein → MKLKDVYPLYLNNKAVQPNTDLEVIDKFTGEVAFRTALATPDVIDEAIAGAVRAAEPMARLASFEKRDVLTHCVGRFQERFDELAYALCVEAGKPIADSEGEVTRLIDTFRIAAEEATRNYGEVQPLDISARAKGYMGMWKRVPIGPCSFISPFNFPLNLAAHKIAPAIAMGCPFVMKPASLTPLGAIIMGEVLAECDILPEGAFSILPATRAGADLFTTDERLKLLSFTGSPGVGWDLKAKAGKKKVVLELGGNAAVVVDKDADLDHALARIIFGGYYQSGQSCIHVQRVIIHEEIYDTFRDMLTAKVKTLKSGDPKLRDTFIGPMISVKEAQRLKGWIDDAVAAGATLLAGGGCDGNMLEAALLENVPADTDVVREEAFGPVVILSKFSHWEAALVEVNDSKFGLQAGLFTRDIHKVLEAWDHLDVGGIVVNDVSSYRVDNMPYGGVKDSGLGREGVRFAMEDMSEIRNLVIRRT
- a CDS encoding aldehyde dehydrogenase (NADP(+)) encodes the protein MIDGSILIGRATRRSKESFHAYDPATGAVVGPAFGIASAADVADACALAADAAGPFGSLTPAVRADFLDAVAAAITDIGDVLIETAMAETGLPRARLEGERGRTTGQLQLFAAVVRQGDWLDATLDSALPDRVPPRPALRRMNLSLGPVAVFGASNFPLAFSVAGGDTASAFAAGCPVVVKGHSAHPGTGELVARAVQKAVADCGLPEGVFSYLPGKSHALGSALVADPRIKAVGFTGSRGGGLHLVEIARKRKEPIPVYAEMSSVNPVIILPGALADRGIELAGAFSSSLTLGAGQFCTNPGTIVAVDGPALDAFVGAAAAALADVEPATMLSAGIASAYADGVAALDRNAAVERASAERGAGHNRCVPALFETTAEAYARDASIGDEVFGSAAIVVRCRDIAEVAAVVAGMEGQLTATIHMDQRDMEMARPLVPLLSDKAGRLLVNSWPTGVEVTHAMVHGGPFPATSDSRSTSVGSLAIARFLRPMCFQNLPEDMLPPALQDSNPWHLSRRIDGELRAPAATLANA
- a CDS encoding cupin domain-containing protein is translated as MSIIFALLLAGNQTAPMVVVDEADTVQEGPAPHGKIGQSTAWRISDAVPSPRSFEFRKRQLHVGAAIGIHPIDHDEIYYVLSGTGTVHSDGEERELRSGMAAWLYSGASVGIRQTGDVPLVLIIAYPNRPQR
- a CDS encoding UDP-2,3-diacylglucosamine diphosphatase, which gives rise to MATISTLPIPARFPDPFTSDPHIPERVIGERRSYRAVWVSDIHLGTRGCNAPLLIDFFDHVDCETLYLVGDIIDGWRLKKRHFWPPEHNDVVWRVLKRAKRGTRVVYVPGNHDEMVKPFDGFDFGGVEIRREAIHETATGKKLLVVHGDEFDAVMLAHRWLAFVGDAAYTALMKCNVVVNRIRSAFGLPYWSLSMVAKHKVKNAVQFIGRYEEVVAHAARSRGVDGVVCGHIHSAEMREIEGTEYYNDGDWVEGCTALVEHHDGTMEILHWAEEVASRTAPTPLELPAPARAA
- a CDS encoding TonB-dependent siderophore receptor is translated as MNNIRLTISARAALLAAGASFALPAMAEAPIGPPIAAAVAEQPAEAAPAAPETVEDAYDDYSEDEIVVTAPRLAGQLDTDIKAEAELDEAAIASYGVSNVSELLDALAPQTRSGRGRGGGRPIILVNGRRIGGFGEVRNLPPEAIAKVEVFPEEVALQYGYSADERVVNMVLKPNFRQVAIEGEGGIPTQAGRFQSEIQPSFLAIGENGRLNVNAGWDHKSMLLESERNLDYDDPAQAAEAPARSLLGASDEYSIDATVQRSLNKTTDASINVRWDQTDTLSLLGPGVGGVDDPLERHSRARNLTSTASVNGMLGDWRWSVSGNYADADQLTFTDRITGTRDRFESSQQTFGGNANLSGTVTDGWAGPIRLSMTGSYSGLRFDSRSDNANGITTTDLSRDLPGVFGSLTVPLLDPEYEVGNIGRVSLTLSGQVQNPSDFEALKSWGANLNWGVTDNLSLIASFNQDEAAPGIQQLGAAPLVTPAVTYYDFSTGQTVQITTTTGGNPFLLAEQRRDLKLGLNWSPPMVEGLNFSINYNRNKSYDTANSLPLLTPEIEAAFPDRVTRDANGVLLAIDQRPVNFDQSENSQIRWGLNFGKSFGQQRGPGAGGPGGGRPDGAGAREGGGGPGAGRQRGGGGGPRMGGRGPGGPGGMFGGPQGGRWQVSLYHTIKLTDTVLIRPGVPELDLLNGSATGSGGGSNRHLFELDGGLFNKGMGVRLSAKYDSGSTVTGGSAGDLKFGDLATFNLRFFVDLGQKPKLTEKLPFLKGSRLRLAVDNIFDAQRKITDQNGRVPLNYQPGYIDPLGRYIELEWRKTF
- a CDS encoding glycosyltransferase family 1 protein — translated: MRILIVTDAWEPQVNGVVRTLQATIGELRTAGHEVGVISPDLFRSFPCPSYPEIRLALAGRRKVGRRIRAFAPQAIHISTEGPLGMAARRWCLDNGFPFTTAYHTRFPEYVAARLPVSPAFVWRFIRWFHRPARHIMVATRSLARELAEQGLVQTMMWERGVDHALFRPDRAPHPAYAGLARPIQLYVGRVAVEKNIGAFLDCDRPGTKVIVGEGPALAELKARHPDALFLGKLSGDALAAAYSGADVFVFPSRTDTFGLVIIEAMSCGTPVAAYPVPGPADIVREGAGALDENLGHAIDAALACDRADAEALGRRYSWASCTAQFAKALTFVPSEPPRDAIAGARLAT